Part of the Pyrobaculum calidifontis JCM 11548 genome, AGGCTGAGGGCCATGGGGCTGGAGCCGGTGGTGGTGTCGGGGGACCACGAGGCGGCGGTGGCCAAGGTAGCCGCGAGGCTGGGCATTGAGAGGTTCTACGGCGGCGCCGACCCCGCGGCCAAGGCCGAGGTGGTGAGGAGGCTGAAGAGGGAGGGGGGCGTCATCTTCATCGGCGATGGGGTAAACGACGCCCCTGCGCTGGCCGAGGCGGACGTGGGAATTGCGGTGGCCTCGGGGACCGAGGTGGCTAAGGAGGCTGGGGACGTGGTGGTGAGGAGGGGGGACTTGGCCAAGGTGGTGGAGTTCCTCGAGCTGTCTAGGAAGATCGTGGGCACGGCCCGCTTCAACCTCTTCTGGGCCTTTTTCTACAACGTAGTGCTTATACCTGTGGCGGCTGGGGCCTTCTACCCCGCGTTGTACCTCCGCCCGGAGTACGCCGGGTTGGCCATGGCGCTGAGTAGCATCTCAGTCACGTTGAACGCCCTGAGGCTTAGAAGGGCGTAGGGGTGTGGGGGCGGGGGAGGGGCATCTCCCGCCAGCCGTGTGGGTAGAAGTGTAGTGGCAGGGAGGGGGGCGTGGGGCTGTGCCACGTGAGCTGGCCCAGCGCGGCCAAGATGAGGAGCACCAGCAGTAGGGCGAGGAAGGTGGCCAACATGCCGGCCTTTGCGAGGGCGGATAGGGTGTACAGGGCGGCGAGGAAGCCCAAGAGGAGTGCGAGGGGCGCGGCGAGTAGTAGGAGGAAGGGCGCCGCCACGGCGAGGGCGCCTATGGACAGGGCGGTCAGCACGGCGCCCGCTATGAAGGCTATGGGGGCGAGGATTATGCCTAGCAACACCCCGAGGGGGTTGACGGCCCTCCCGGCCAGCAGGCTCATCAGAGCCCATAGGAGGACCCAGAATCCCACCAGCCAGAGCAAGAGGTCAACCACGTAGAAAAAAGAACTTGGAGGTTTAGAGGTTTATTCCCAGTCTCTTGGCGATTCTCTCAAAGTCGTCTTTGTATAGGCCGGGGGCGAATTCCTCGGGGACTTCTGGTAGTTCTAGGTATTCTCCTCCCTCGGGAGGTCCGTCGTGTACTTGTAGCGGCTGGCCGTCGGCTGGGTGGGCTCCCTTCCAGATTTTTTCTATGTCTTTGTAGTCGCTTGGGCTAAATCTGTACAGTGTCCTGTGTACTCCCATTTTCATGTACTTGGCGGCTTCTGGGAATTTGGAGTCCTCTATCTTGGGTATGGGTAGCATTCTCCACACTTCTACCCCTGTCAGAGCCTCTAGGGCTTTGCCGTATGCCATGGCGTGTACGCCGCCGCGCACCAGTAGGTAGCCGATCATTTCCCGGGCCACTGGGTTGTCTGTCATCTCGTATACCCTGATTTTGGCTAGGCGTGCCCCAACCTCTAGGAAGAAGTTGTATAGGAAGTCTAGCACTAGGTTGCCGCTTACGAATATGTAGTCGCCGCGCCACGGCGTTCCGTGGGAGTCCATGGGGAAGGCGCCGAGGCCTGTGTTTATCGCGTGGTAGGTGTTTCTCACGTCTTTTAGGGGCTTTAGTGGGGCTTGGTCTGGGGGCGCCGGCTTTGTGGAGCCCACATATAGGGCGTTTACCACGGCGGATACCAGCTCGATGTGACCGAGTTCCTCTGTGGCTATGTTGGAGACCAGGTCTCTAAAGGGCTTTATGGCTGGGTTTTTGTGCATGCGGAAGTTGAAGGATTGGTAAGTGTACGTCATCAACGTGTTCATTTCCCCAAATCTGCCCCCAAGCAACTCGCTGACGGCTGCCGCGGCGTTGGGGTCAGGCTCTTTTGGAGCTGGCAGTTGTATTTGGAGCCGGTCTATTCTTAGGTACATGCCATTAACTTCGAAAATACCTTATAAGTATTAACTTCGTTAAAAAACGTGGCACATTATTAACTCAGTTAAATGGGAATATCGAGTGGGCTAACCCACTTCGCGTTAACGATGTTAATGAGGCCGCCGACCGCGGGAGTGCCCCCGACCGCCTCGCCGAGGCTTAGAGAAGTAGGTATAGAAATGCGCCTATTAGCAAAAGCAGAGTTACATATCTCCTAAGCCTGGTCTTCTGCACAGCTGCGCCAGCCGCCGAGACCGCGGCCACGTGGAATACGCCGAAGAGGAACATTGCGAGAAATCTCTCTAAAGGCGTGGCTAGGAGCGCCAGTGCCAGAGTTCCGGCAATCCCTAGGAAGGGGAGGAGGCAAGGCAGAGACAGAAACGGCGAAAATGCCCCTGCTAGAAAGTCTGAGCCCTTGGACAGCTTGTGAAATAGAGTCTGCACCCTCCAGAGAGGCGCCCGCGGGCCCAGCAAATACGCGGCGCCGAAGAGGGCGATTAAGGCCGCGGCTGTGTACTTGTCTAAGACAAGTGGCGCCCCCAATAGCGCCAGAGCTGCGGCCCACGCGGCGTAGCCTGTAGCCGCTCCTAGGAAGTAGACGTAGAGCCTCCTCCTGGTAGATG contains:
- a CDS encoding manganese catalase family protein, translating into MYLRIDRLQIQLPAPKEPDPNAAAAVSELLGGRFGEMNTLMTYTYQSFNFRMHKNPAIKPFRDLVSNIATEELGHIELVSAVVNALYVGSTKPAPPDQAPLKPLKDVRNTYHAINTGLGAFPMDSHGTPWRGDYIFVSGNLVLDFLYNFFLEVGARLAKIRVYEMTDNPVAREMIGYLLVRGGVHAMAYGKALEALTGVEVWRMLPIPKIEDSKFPEAAKYMKMGVHRTLYRFSPSDYKDIEKIWKGAHPADGQPLQVHDGPPEGGEYLELPEVPEEFAPGLYKDDFERIAKRLGINL